Proteins from a single region of Phycisphaeraceae bacterium D3-23:
- the hslV gene encoding ATP-dependent protease subunit HslV, producing the protein MSRRNAHPETSPIIRSTTVLSVRRGKSVAIAGDGQVTMNNAVAKADAVKVRTLEGLGAEKAGVLVGFAGAAADAFALLERFQQCLQESPANVKKAAVELAKQWRTDRALRRLESLLCVADREVSLLVSGTGDVIEPTDGILGIGSGGTFATAAARALLEHTDQPPEAICNNALNIAGELCIYSNTNITLQTL; encoded by the coding sequence ATGAGCCGACGCAACGCACATCCCGAGACGAGCCCGATCATCCGCAGCACGACCGTGCTCTCCGTCCGCCGGGGCAAGTCCGTCGCGATCGCGGGGGACGGGCAGGTGACGATGAACAACGCCGTTGCCAAAGCGGACGCCGTGAAGGTCCGCACACTCGAGGGCTTGGGCGCGGAAAAGGCGGGGGTCCTGGTCGGCTTCGCGGGCGCGGCGGCGGATGCGTTTGCCCTGCTCGAACGCTTTCAGCAGTGCCTTCAGGAATCCCCCGCGAACGTCAAGAAGGCGGCCGTCGAACTCGCCAAGCAGTGGCGGACCGACCGGGCGCTGCGTCGGCTGGAGAGTTTGCTCTGCGTCGCCGACCGCGAGGTCTCGCTGCTGGTCTCGGGCACGGGCGATGTCATCGAGCCCACCGACGGCATCCTCGGCATCGGCTCGGGCGGGACCTTCGCCACCGCCGCCGCACGGGCCCTGCTCGAACACACGGACCAGCCCCCGGAAGCGATCTGCAACAACGCTTTGAACATCGCCGGGGAGTTATGCATCTACTCCAATACCAACATTACCCTCCAAACCCTCTAG
- the argJ gene encoding bifunctional glutamate N-acetyltransferase/amino-acid acetyltransferase ArgJ gives MSPPVEPKSLHSLTRPKGFSVASWTCGLKPSGKPDLAIIAADSACAAAGVFTRNKVKGEPVKVGMRHLRSSGGMLRAVVVNSGCSNVATGEQGKRDAVAMCQAVADGLGCATKQVVPCSTGVIGRHLEMDKLLPGIAAAVPRLARGRQPDGDAAHAILTTDLVPKAATRTVTLGNQRITLGGVCKGSGMIAPNMATMLAFVTTDAAVTPEMLKPMLQEATAGSFNRVTVDTDTSTSDSVIVMASGAAGNRTIAKQGEQYNALRDALTNLCRDLAYQLVCDGEGATKVFRVAVEGARSERDADKVGRSVAESPLVKTAVHGGDPNWGRLAMAVGKSGAAVKPEVMTLAVGGVCVFDAGMPTKLSAAQQRRLAKAMGGSEVHFAIMLGLGDAGCEWLGCDLSRDYIRINADYTT, from the coding sequence ATGAGCCCACCAGTCGAGCCTAAATCGTTGCACAGTCTGACCCGCCCGAAGGGGTTTTCCGTGGCGTCGTGGACGTGTGGCTTGAAGCCCTCGGGCAAGCCGGACCTGGCGATTATTGCGGCGGATTCGGCGTGCGCTGCGGCGGGCGTGTTTACGCGGAACAAGGTCAAGGGCGAGCCCGTGAAGGTCGGGATGCGACACCTGCGGTCGAGCGGCGGGATGCTGCGGGCGGTCGTGGTAAACAGCGGGTGCTCGAACGTCGCGACGGGTGAGCAAGGCAAACGTGACGCGGTGGCAATGTGTCAAGCGGTCGCGGACGGGCTGGGCTGTGCGACGAAGCAAGTCGTGCCGTGTTCGACGGGAGTGATCGGCCGGCACTTGGAGATGGATAAGCTATTGCCGGGGATCGCCGCAGCGGTGCCGCGCCTGGCGCGTGGCAGGCAGCCCGACGGCGATGCCGCCCACGCGATCTTGACGACGGACCTCGTGCCCAAGGCCGCGACGCGCACCGTCACGCTCGGCAACCAGCGCATCACGCTTGGCGGGGTGTGTAAAGGCAGCGGGATGATCGCTCCCAATATGGCGACGATGCTCGCGTTTGTGACGACCGACGCGGCGGTCACACCCGAGATGCTCAAGCCGATGCTCCAGGAGGCCACGGCCGGGAGCTTCAACCGCGTCACCGTCGATACGGACACGAGCACGAGCGACAGCGTCATCGTGATGGCGAGCGGCGCGGCGGGCAACCGGACCATTGCGAAGCAGGGCGAGCAATACAACGCGCTGCGTGATGCGCTCACCAACCTCTGCCGCGACCTGGCGTACCAGCTTGTGTGTGATGGCGAAGGCGCGACGAAGGTGTTCCGTGTCGCGGTCGAAGGCGCGCGGAGTGAGCGCGACGCGGACAAGGTCGGCCGATCGGTGGCCGAGAGCCCGCTGGTGAAGACCGCGGTCCACGGTGGCGACCCGAACTGGGGCCGGCTGGCGATGGCGGTGGGCAAGAGCGGCGCGGCGGTGAAGCCCGAGGTGATGACGCTCGCGGTCGGCGGCGTGTGTGTGTTCGACGCGGGCATGCCGACGAAGCTCAGCGCCGCGCAGCAGCGCCGACTCGCCAAAGCGATGGGCGGCAGCGAGGTCCACTTCGCCATCATGCTCGGGCTAGGCGATGCGGGCTGCGAGTGGCTGGGCTGCGACCTGTCGCGCGACTATATCCGCATCAACGCGGACTACACGACGTGA
- a CDS encoding LysM peptidoglycan-binding domain-containing protein, with protein MTRETKVGLVIGLGVILLVGIIVSEYFVRDDTLQDQPLAVGMSDFNNNSNQSALHHRSPDGSVVDPYAPANTPPATARSPINEPGLRQPGNTPINGPGMRSGPPRVGANVALTPMPVGQQPGIGQTTPPAQPGPVVELGPGAAAGHHEAQPIERQHITQRPGGISGLATDRDGNSVLDTTQPIPSLPTEPPAPTMIEHVVAEGETLTQIARQYYHGDGNMWRSIRDANRDLVDADGRVRSGTTLRIPKRSAEGSADEPTTSPERRDVADSLAGQERATPRRGRRVTVEEGDTLSAIASEHLGSANDWQLIIDANPDVLTRPEQLRPGMELRIPAQEESDVAELANGALSAPAQQPPTRQGPTPAPPAEEARPAETVRTYTVVSGDNLSRIAEKTLGSPNRYLELFEANKDQLENENDIREGMVLRIPSTDP; from the coding sequence ATGACTCGCGAAACAAAGGTCGGGCTCGTCATCGGCCTCGGCGTCATCCTCTTGGTCGGCATCATCGTCTCCGAGTACTTCGTGCGAGACGACACGCTCCAAGACCAGCCGCTCGCGGTCGGGATGTCCGACTTCAACAACAACTCGAACCAGTCCGCGCTGCACCACCGCTCGCCCGATGGCTCGGTCGTCGATCCCTATGCGCCGGCCAACACCCCGCCGGCGACGGCACGATCGCCCATCAATGAGCCGGGGCTGCGGCAGCCCGGCAACACCCCCATCAACGGCCCTGGCATGCGCAGCGGGCCCCCGCGCGTCGGCGCCAATGTCGCGTTGACGCCGATGCCTGTCGGGCAGCAGCCCGGGATCGGTCAGACCACCCCCCCCGCCCAGCCAGGCCCGGTCGTCGAGCTCGGCCCTGGCGCTGCAGCAGGACACCACGAAGCCCAGCCGATCGAGCGCCAGCACATCACCCAGCGGCCCGGCGGGATCAGCGGTCTGGCGACCGATCGCGACGGCAACTCGGTCCTCGATACGACCCAGCCGATCCCCTCGCTGCCCACCGAGCCACCCGCACCGACGATGATCGAGCATGTCGTGGCCGAGGGCGAAACGCTGACACAGATCGCCCGGCAGTACTACCACGGCGACGGCAACATGTGGCGGTCGATCCGCGACGCCAACCGCGACCTGGTCGACGCCGACGGCCGGGTCCGCTCAGGCACAACGCTCCGCATCCCCAAACGCAGCGCCGAGGGCAGCGCGGATGAGCCGACCACCTCGCCCGAGCGACGCGACGTCGCGGACTCGCTGGCGGGTCAGGAACGCGCCACGCCTCGGCGCGGGCGACGCGTGACGGTCGAAGAAGGCGACACACTTAGCGCGATCGCTTCGGAGCACCTGGGATCGGCAAACGACTGGCAACTCATCATCGACGCAAACCCAGATGTGCTGACCCGCCCCGAACAGCTTCGCCCGGGCATGGAGCTGCGCATCCCCGCGCAGGAAGAGTCGGATGTCGCCGAGCTTGCCAATGGTGCGCTGAGCGCCCCGGCCCAGCAGCCGCCTACACGCCAGGGCCCGACGCCTGCCCCGCCGGCCGAGGAGGCGCGGCCCGCCGAGACGGTGCGGACGTATACTGTAGTTTCAGGGGACAATCTTTCTCGCATTGCTGAGAAGACACTGGGCAGCCCCAACCGCTATCTGGAGCTGTTTGAGGCCAACAAAGACCAGCTCGAAAACGAGAACGACATCCGCGAAGGCATGGTCCTGCGGATCCCGTCGACCGATCCTTGA
- a CDS encoding alpha-mannosidase — translation MHKHPDLTESRIKLAIDRRLKTRVHPAAVPVTIAKWDVGGEPEPFAHALAAAYTPFKVGDRWGASWDTTWFRITGKLPADWAGQTEAVLRVDLGPNPTWAEGFSCEGLVYKDGEPAGAVNLYRDDAMRFTDIQGGEAFEVYIEAAANVRPENVATGDWTVPTEFGGEPRFTLKRCELALFDRDAWKLQCAYELLAGTLEVLPKDAPRRGQVLAALNKSLNVLEDDDPATTADAMAVLQPALEKRNGDTAHHVSAIGHAHIDTAWLWPLRETIRKCARTFSTALNYMDEYPAYIFGCSQPIQYAWMKHHYPGIYERIKAAVKRGQWQVMGSMWVEPDCNLASGESLVRQLLHGKRFFMDEFGVETDDVWIPDVFGYSAAMPQLMKQAGVTSFLTQKISWNQFNRFPHHTFNWRGIDGTEIFTHFPPADTYNGCFSAQEVAKGQSRFLEHDRATRSLYPFGHGDGGGGPSRQMLENAKLLEDLEGMPRVTIEPTTAFFEKAKQDAADLPTWVGELYLEYHRGTYTTQGRTKRGNRKGEFALRDAEFFDAIDTAVNGPAQPLPPDAVADMALPDRAFYDVFDHPQGDQRGGKVGLLDRAWKLLLTNQFHDILPGSSIGWVYEDAARDYETIQLLAAQVRDDATSRIAASLGDAGALRESQSQQPTQTPAPRSGAAIADGADATQGQPFVFNTLSHTRREVIDHSAGPTLVVAPSCGYTSTDNTAPDVEPVCVEHADGGVTLDNGLLRVTIDTRTGHLTGVTDYRAAGRETLAPPTGSDAIAANVLQLHHDLPNQWDAWDVDAFYKEQCETIDQLDSIEVAEQHALRAKVHIRRAFRKSMIEQTIVLRAGSARIDFETRVDWQERHRFLKAAFPVNVRSEYATYDIQFGHVQRPTHDNTSWDLARFEVCAHKWADLSEGGPPEAGGYGVALLNDCKYGHDIRDNVMRLSLLRGPVEPDPEADLGEHTFTYSLFPHPGDFRAGRVIEEAYNLNVPLIPWGRQEGLPHNSKSWLGLDQPGIIIEAVKVAEDGEGIIVRLYEAYGARRDATLSVGFPVARVTETDLLERSGNSAVDVNDGTVALAFAPFEIKTLRFR, via the coding sequence ATGCACAAGCACCCCGACCTCACCGAATCGCGCATCAAGCTGGCGATCGACCGCCGGCTCAAGACGCGCGTCCACCCCGCCGCGGTGCCCGTGACGATCGCCAAGTGGGACGTCGGCGGCGAGCCCGAACCCTTCGCCCACGCCCTCGCCGCAGCCTACACCCCCTTCAAGGTCGGCGACCGCTGGGGCGCTTCGTGGGACACGACCTGGTTCCGCATCACCGGCAAGCTGCCCGCCGACTGGGCCGGCCAGACTGAAGCGGTTTTGCGTGTTGACCTCGGCCCCAACCCGACCTGGGCCGAGGGGTTCAGCTGCGAGGGGCTGGTCTACAAAGACGGCGAGCCGGCCGGCGCGGTCAACCTCTACCGCGACGATGCCATGCGCTTCACCGATATCCAGGGCGGCGAGGCCTTCGAGGTCTATATCGAAGCGGCCGCGAACGTCCGGCCCGAGAACGTCGCGACCGGCGACTGGACCGTCCCCACCGAGTTTGGCGGTGAGCCGCGCTTCACCCTCAAACGGTGCGAGCTCGCGCTCTTCGATCGCGACGCGTGGAAGCTGCAATGTGCCTACGAGTTGCTGGCTGGCACGCTGGAGGTGCTCCCCAAGGACGCACCGCGTCGCGGGCAGGTGCTCGCCGCACTCAACAAATCGCTCAACGTGCTCGAAGACGACGACCCCGCGACGACCGCCGACGCGATGGCGGTGCTCCAGCCCGCCCTCGAGAAGCGCAACGGCGACACCGCCCACCACGTCTCCGCCATCGGCCACGCGCACATCGACACCGCCTGGCTCTGGCCCCTGCGCGAGACGATCCGCAAGTGCGCCCGCACCTTCTCGACCGCGCTCAACTACATGGACGAGTACCCGGCGTACATCTTCGGCTGCTCGCAACCGATCCAGTACGCCTGGATGAAGCACCACTACCCGGGCATCTATGAACGCATCAAAGCGGCCGTGAAACGCGGGCAGTGGCAGGTCATGGGGTCGATGTGGGTCGAGCCCGACTGCAACCTCGCGTCCGGCGAATCGCTCGTCCGCCAACTCCTGCACGGCAAACGGTTCTTCATGGACGAGTTCGGCGTCGAGACCGACGACGTCTGGATCCCCGATGTCTTCGGCTACAGCGCCGCGATGCCGCAGCTCATGAAGCAGGCGGGCGTGACATCGTTCCTCACCCAAAAAATCTCGTGGAACCAATTCAACCGCTTCCCGCACCACACCTTCAACTGGCGCGGCATTGACGGCACGGAAATCTTCACGCACTTCCCCCCCGCCGATACGTACAACGGCTGCTTTAGCGCGCAAGAAGTCGCTAAGGGCCAATCGCGCTTCCTCGAACACGACCGCGCGACCCGCTCGCTGTACCCCTTTGGCCACGGCGACGGCGGCGGCGGGCCCAGCCGACAGATGCTCGAAAACGCGAAGCTGCTCGAAGACCTCGAAGGCATGCCGCGCGTCACCATCGAGCCGACGACCGCGTTCTTCGAGAAGGCGAAACAGGACGCGGCCGACCTGCCGACCTGGGTGGGCGAGCTATACCTGGAGTATCACCGCGGGACGTACACGACGCAGGGCCGAACCAAGCGCGGCAACCGCAAGGGCGAGTTCGCGCTACGCGATGCCGAGTTCTTCGACGCGATCGACACGGCGGTCAACGGGCCGGCCCAACCGCTGCCGCCCGACGCCGTGGCCGACATGGCGTTGCCGGACCGTGCGTTCTACGACGTGTTCGACCACCCGCAGGGCGACCAGCGCGGCGGCAAGGTCGGCCTGCTCGACCGCGCGTGGAAACTGCTCCTCACCAACCAGTTCCACGACATCCTCCCCGGCTCGTCGATCGGGTGGGTGTACGAAGACGCGGCACGCGACTACGAGACGATCCAGCTACTCGCGGCACAAGTCCGTGACGACGCAACCTCCAGAATAGCCGCGTCGCTAGGTGACGCTGGTGCCTTGCGCGAGTCGCAATCTCAACAACCCACGCAAACCCCGGCACCGCGTAGCGGTGCGGCTATTGCGGATGGCGCAGACGCAACCCAAGGCCAGCCCTTCGTCTTTAACACGCTTAGCCATACGCGGCGCGAAGTCATCGACCACTCCGCCGGGCCGACGCTTGTTGTAGCACCGAGCTGCGGCTACACATCGACCGACAACACAGCCCCTGACGTTGAGCCGGTGTGTGTCGAGCACGCCGACGGCGGCGTCACCCTCGACAACGGCCTGCTCCGCGTCACGATCGATACCCGAACGGGACACCTCACCGGCGTCACCGACTACCGCGCCGCAGGCCGTGAGACGCTCGCCCCGCCAACCGGCAGCGACGCTATCGCAGCCAACGTCCTGCAGCTTCACCATGACCTGCCCAACCAGTGGGACGCGTGGGATGTCGATGCTTTCTATAAGGAACAATGCGAGACGATCGACCAGCTCGATTCGATCGAGGTCGCCGAGCAGCACGCCCTGCGCGCGAAGGTTCACATCAGGCGCGCCTTCCGCAAGTCGATGATTGAGCAGACCATCGTCCTCCGCGCTGGGTCGGCGCGGATCGACTTCGAGACACGAGTCGACTGGCAGGAACGCCACCGCTTCCTCAAGGCCGCGTTCCCCGTCAATGTCCGCAGCGAGTACGCGACCTACGACATCCAGTTCGGCCACGTCCAGCGGCCGACGCACGACAACACGAGCTGGGACCTCGCGCGGTTCGAGGTCTGCGCCCACAAGTGGGCCGACCTGTCCGAGGGCGGGCCCCCGGAAGCCGGCGGGTACGGCGTCGCGCTCTTGAACGACTGTAAGTACGGCCACGACATCCGCGACAACGTCATGCGTCTGTCGCTCCTGCGCGGCCCGGTCGAGCCCGACCCCGAGGCCGACCTGGGCGAGCATACGTTTACCTATTCGCTCTTTCCCCACCCGGGCGACTTCCGCGCGGGGCGCGTGATCGAGGAGGCGTACAACCTGAACGTGCCCTTGATTCCGTGGGGCAGACAGGAAGGTCTGCCCCACAATTCAAAGTCGTGGCTCGGACTCGACCAGCCGGGCATCATCATCGAGGCGGTCAAGGTCGCGGAAGATGGCGAGGGCATCATCGTGCGGCTGTACGAGGCATACGGGGCGCGGCGCGACGCCACACTGTCTGTGGGCTTCCCCGTCGCGCGCGTCACCGAAACCGATCTGCTTGAACGTTCGGGCAACTCCGCAGTAGATGTGAATGATGGGACCGTTGCGCTCGCCTTCGCCCCGTTCGAGATCAAGACGTTACGGTTTAGATGA
- a CDS encoding penicillin-binding protein 2: protein MSRDQPTPPDTARGKGKSPATLRIAQWANSDPATLDARRSKRVLRVGRVLAIALTVALLGLLGRVVQLQARPSKPIAEMRNTQTSTATLPAMRGALTDRSGRVFAATRVSYRLFCDPLFIENRTTFIETIAYELGYGPEEMIGMEIKMSGRSDSRYVLLDARMTDEQVDRFHEADIKGIYLEPVVVRDYPQGNIAGTLLGFVGSEGNGLEGLERHWEERLGATPGHYKYLRDSRRRAMWLESETYVPYEDGENIRLSIDAVIQGIAERELAKAVLAHTPDQHPDDPDYFEITGQLIVMQPHTGEVLAIATYPSYDPNDFQAVEDAQRRNRPITDVFEPGSIFKPFVWAGLLEMGAVRGPDEMVDTSDQGYWVMPNGRTLRDASPHGLCSWHDVLVYSSNIGMAKIALRRDIHDIFDIMASFGFGQRTGVDLPGEVVGIMQMKDNAGAQSYSHGSWPMGQEVCTTGLQLVRAMSMIANGGVMVTPRIEAINPYDETSLGVKPQRVVSQRTADATLDAMRDAVAYEHGTGRRADSPFYDIFGKTGTAQLPDPNGRGYMADGFASSFLGGAPADSPRLVVGCFVIGTKRATGHYGGLVSAPAVRNVIEQSLVYLGVPTNPGTDPADIMAEDDEAQ from the coding sequence ATGAGTCGCGACCAACCCACACCCCCCGACACCGCGCGCGGCAAGGGCAAGAGCCCGGCCACACTGCGTATCGCGCAGTGGGCGAACTCGGACCCCGCCACGCTCGACGCCCGCCGGTCCAAGCGCGTGCTCCGCGTTGGCCGTGTGCTGGCGATCGCGCTGACCGTTGCCCTGCTTGGCTTGCTGGGCCGGGTCGTACAACTCCAGGCCCGGCCGAGCAAGCCGATCGCCGAGATGCGCAACACGCAGACGAGCACCGCGACGCTGCCCGCGATGCGCGGCGCGCTGACCGACCGGTCGGGCCGGGTCTTCGCCGCGACGCGTGTGTCGTACCGATTGTTCTGCGACCCGCTGTTCATCGAGAACCGCACGACCTTCATCGAGACCATCGCCTACGAGTTGGGCTACGGCCCCGAAGAGATGATCGGGATGGAGATCAAGATGTCGGGGCGCAGCGACTCGCGCTACGTGCTGCTGGATGCGCGCATGACCGACGAGCAGGTCGACCGCTTCCACGAAGCCGACATCAAGGGCATCTACCTCGAACCCGTGGTCGTGCGCGACTACCCGCAGGGCAACATCGCCGGCACGCTGCTGGGTTTTGTCGGCAGCGAGGGCAACGGGCTCGAAGGGCTGGAGCGTCACTGGGAAGAACGCCTGGGCGCAACACCGGGCCACTACAAATACCTGCGCGACAGCCGACGCCGGGCGATGTGGCTCGAGAGCGAGACCTACGTGCCGTACGAGGACGGCGAGAACATCCGCCTCTCGATCGACGCGGTGATCCAGGGTATCGCCGAGCGCGAGCTGGCCAAGGCCGTCCTCGCGCACACGCCCGACCAGCACCCCGACGACCCGGACTACTTCGAAATCACCGGCCAGCTGATCGTCATGCAGCCGCACACCGGCGAGGTCCTCGCGATCGCGACCTACCCGTCGTACGACCCCAACGACTTCCAGGCCGTCGAAGATGCGCAGCGGCGCAACCGCCCGATCACGGACGTGTTTGAGCCGGGCTCGATCTTCAAGCCATTCGTCTGGGCCGGGCTGCTGGAAATGGGCGCGGTCCGTGGCCCGGATGAAATGGTGGACACCTCGGACCAGGGCTACTGGGTCATGCCCAACGGGCGGACGCTTCGCGACGCGAGCCCACACGGCCTGTGTTCCTGGCACGACGTGCTGGTCTATTCTTCCAACATCGGCATGGCGAAGATCGCATTGCGTCGCGACATCCACGACATCTTTGACATCATGGCCTCGTTCGGGTTCGGCCAGCGCACCGGCGTCGACCTGCCCGGCGAGGTCGTTGGCATCATGCAAATGAAAGACAACGCCGGGGCGCAGAGCTACTCGCACGGCTCCTGGCCCATGGGCCAGGAGGTCTGCACAACCGGGCTGCAACTGGTCCGCGCGATGTCGATGATTGCCAACGGCGGGGTCATGGTCACGCCCCGCATCGAGGCGATCAACCCGTACGACGAAACCAGTCTGGGCGTCAAGCCCCAGCGTGTCGTCTCGCAGCGCACCGCCGACGCGACGCTCGACGCGATGCGCGACGCCGTCGCGTACGAGCACGGCACAGGCCGACGCGCCGACTCCCCCTTCTACGACATCTTCGGCAAAACCGGCACGGCACAACTCCCCGACCCCAACGGCCGGGGCTATATGGCCGACGGGTTCGCCTCCTCCTTCCTCGGCGGCGCACCGGCCGACTCGCCCCGACTCGTCGTCGGCTGTTTCGTCATCGGCACCAAACGCGCGACAGGCCACTACGGCGGACTCGTCTCCGCGCCCGCCGTCCGCAATGTCATCGAACAATCGCTCGTCTACCTCGGCGTCCCCACCAACCCCGGGACCGACCCCGCCGACATCATGGCCGAAGACGACGAAGCCCAATAG
- the rsmH gene encoding 16S rRNA (cytosine(1402)-N(4))-methyltransferase RsmH codes for MDERPAKNDAAPKPIEPADEIGHVPVLPGQVMELLAPKPGGVFVDCTAGRGGHASLVIPTLGPGGTYLALDLDPGNLAYTRQRCGPIAEAHGVTLHTVQQNFAGVRSAMDTLGVERADALLADLGFASNQVDDADRGLSFKHDGPLDMRLDPDGAVTAAQLVNTLPERELADLIYRLGEERLSRRIARKIVAQRAIEPISRTFGLAKICRSAYGHQPRSVRIDPATRTFQALRIAVNGELDALDRLLAQLAGVLTSGGRAGMISFHSLEDRPVKRAFLKAQQDGWANRLNRKPITADEAEQQHNPRSRSAKFRVIERLALDHPQAPGGDRREPRPQQT; via the coding sequence ATGGATGAACGCCCCGCGAAGAACGACGCCGCGCCCAAGCCGATCGAACCGGCCGACGAGATCGGGCATGTCCCCGTGCTGCCCGGGCAGGTGATGGAACTGCTTGCGCCCAAGCCCGGCGGGGTGTTTGTCGACTGTACCGCGGGACGTGGCGGGCATGCGTCGCTCGTCATCCCAACGCTCGGCCCCGGCGGCACGTACCTCGCGCTCGACCTCGACCCGGGTAACCTTGCATACACACGGCAGCGCTGCGGACCGATCGCCGAGGCCCACGGCGTGACGCTGCACACCGTCCAGCAGAATTTCGCCGGCGTCCGATCGGCGATGGACACGCTGGGAGTTGAACGGGCCGACGCCCTGCTCGCGGACCTCGGTTTTGCGTCGAATCAGGTCGACGATGCGGACCGCGGGCTCTCGTTCAAGCACGATGGGCCGCTGGATATGCGTCTGGACCCCGATGGCGCGGTGACGGCAGCGCAGCTGGTCAACACACTGCCCGAGCGGGAACTGGCGGATTTGATTTATCGGCTGGGAGAGGAGCGCCTGAGCCGGCGGATCGCCCGGAAAATTGTCGCTCAGCGGGCGATTGAGCCGATTTCGAGAACGTTCGGGCTCGCCAAAATCTGCCGTTCGGCCTACGGGCACCAGCCGCGCAGCGTCCGGATCGACCCGGCGACGCGGACGTTCCAGGCCTTGCGGATCGCGGTGAATGGTGAGCTCGACGCGTTGGACCGGCTGCTCGCGCAGCTCGCCGGCGTGCTGACCTCGGGCGGGCGAGCGGGGATGATTAGTTTTCATTCGCTCGAGGATCGGCCGGTGAAACGCGCGTTCCTCAAGGCCCAGCAGGACGGCTGGGCCAACCGGCTGAACCGCAAGCCCATCACCGCCGACGAGGCGGAGCAGCAGCACAACCCGCGCAGCCGCAGCGCAAAGTTCCGGGTGATCGAGCGGCTTGCTCTGGATCACCCACAAGCCCCCGGCGGAGACCGGCGGGAACCTCGGCCTCAACAGACATGA
- the fbaA gene encoding class II fructose-bisphosphate aldolase: protein MPIADYDTYVRMLDNAFTNKFAYPAINVSSMVTANAALKAFAELKSDGMIQVSTGGAKFASGLINGDLVMGAISLAEHIHRAAEKLDVNIVLHTDHCPPDAVDTFMVPLIEESERRVAEGKLPLYNSHMLDASGLPLEENLALSVPIFERMAKIGQIIEIEAGVVGGEEDGAAGSEDTPDADLYTTPDEMVRVYEAMSKVDGTYMFAATFGNVHGAYKPGAVKLRPKLLKEGQDAIKAKFGSDAKFYLVFHGGSGSAKHEIEETLDYGVIKMNVDTDCQYAFTRPIVDHVMKNYDQVLKVDGEVGAKKFYDPRSYLKAAETAMADRVKEACEDLKATGKTLGAAAAVG, encoded by the coding sequence ATGCCTATCGCCGATTACGACACCTACGTCCGCATGCTGGACAACGCCTTCACAAACAAATTCGCCTACCCCGCGATCAACGTCAGCTCGATGGTCACCGCCAATGCGGCCCTCAAGGCCTTCGCCGAACTCAAGAGCGACGGCATGATCCAGGTCTCCACCGGCGGGGCGAAGTTCGCCTCGGGCCTCATCAACGGCGACCTGGTTATGGGCGCGATCTCCCTGGCCGAGCACATCCACCGCGCCGCGGAGAAGCTCGACGTCAACATCGTCCTCCACACCGACCACTGCCCGCCCGACGCGGTCGATACCTTCATGGTCCCGCTGATCGAGGAGTCCGAGCGACGTGTCGCCGAGGGCAAGCTCCCGCTCTACAACTCGCACATGCTCGACGCCTCCGGGCTCCCGCTTGAAGAAAACCTCGCGCTGTCTGTGCCCATCTTCGAGCGCATGGCGAAGATCGGCCAGATCATCGAGATCGAGGCAGGCGTCGTCGGCGGCGAAGAAGACGGCGCAGCTGGCAGCGAAGACACCCCCGACGCAGACCTCTACACGACCCCCGACGAGATGGTCCGGGTCTACGAGGCGATGTCCAAGGTCGACGGCACGTACATGTTCGCCGCGACGTTCGGCAACGTCCACGGCGCCTACAAGCCCGGGGCCGTCAAGCTCCGCCCCAAGCTCCTCAAGGAAGGCCAGGACGCGATCAAAGCCAAGTTCGGCAGCGACGCGAAGTTCTACCTCGTGTTCCACGGCGGCTCGGGCTCCGCAAAACACGAAATCGAGGAGACCCTCGACTACGGCGTCATTAAGATGAACGTCGATACCGACTGCCAGTATGCCTTCACCCGCCCGATCGTCGACCACGTGATGAAGAACTACGACCAGGTCCTCAAGGTTGACGGCGAAGTCGGGGCCAAGAAATTCTACGACCCCCGCAGCTACCTGAAAGCCGCCGAGACCGCGATGGCCGACCGCGTCAAGGAGGCCTGCGAAGACCTCAAGGCGACGGGCAAGACGCTGGGCGCAGCAGCGGCCGTGGGTTGA